One Fusarium musae strain F31 chromosome 6, whole genome shotgun sequence DNA segment encodes these proteins:
- a CDS encoding hypothetical protein (EggNog:ENOG41), whose product MVRTPYYGGNHPPPLFIAELDSEPGRPGDAPSHHRPDGTPVFEMSGEPVLPQHGQDGNQSSTSHNGPSSLHSPGASKPTQQGQEDQNKPSKDTLTASQSVMANPWAYFGPESSDGKPKETQRPQTDNRQPSEPVYRPYPGDSNDSPPEVPHGTRPSTNPSSPVLKNEDHAFYPAPLKLAHRPANATSPPAFKAYVPPVAQASSDLELKPLGRPDRTDSQSPTALNAYRPYRPHSTQPPASPVLTSNTHPATSSPDQNVPLASPPSPPKQQSPGTVSHQITSTTSPSHTPNPPASGATLPKPATSLPTSPKPQTQPQYGIPNAAPTQPVPPSTSTYLPSPVTPSVQLSSVVSSPATPATNAGIPFTQPQYAAHVAVPTYAQPQYGTPVQAHNFGLSHTNTTVAQAPASVMPTSASNLSQSTPAQFNYRVQQPTYSTPIEPIQNTLNQASAHPPTLYQQPIAPGPNVQQTPVQQPNTRPYGTPVPTVIPQSPPPPYAAPDTSFGAGSQQSGPANPTIYQPSPTGPYPPQPQYSTQPTYAPTTSPPLPNHPGNSLQPPALPPRPSSSQGFAPTSGFGSGPAGYNPANYPRPPQTYFAPPPALPPRPGLGKLAGGGGKLFGSSSADKWLKKTGQVLESTLAPYLQGQSGQSASYRPGSNGLQGQQGQPMQQAPGQYPPQGHHFHAPHLAPQYRGASESGHPPQGPSAPGY is encoded by the exons ATGGTCCGAACCCCTTATTACGGCGGCAATCATCCGCCTCCCCTATTCATCGCTGAGCTCGACAGCGAGCCAGGACGTCCCGGTGATGCCCCATCTCATCATAGGCCAGATGGAACACCCGTGTTCGAGATGAGCGGCGAGCCAGTGCTTCCGCAGCATGGTCAAGATGGAAATCAATCTAGTACTTCTCATAATGGCCCGTCGTCCCTCCATTCTCCGGGTGCGTCCAAACCAAcacaacaaggccaagaggaCCAGAACAAGCCAAGCAAAGATACACTCACTGCATCCCAATCTGTCATGGCCAATCCCTGGGCATACTTCGGACCCGAATCTTCGGATGGTAAGCCAAAAGAGACGCAACGACCCCAGACAGACAACCGCCAGCCATCGGAGCCAGTGTACAGACCCTATCCTGGCGATAGCAATGACAGCCCCCCAGAGGTTCCTCATGGCACACGGCCGTCCACCAATCCTTCAAGCCCAGTCCTCAAGAATGAGGACCATGCCTTCTATCCTGCTCCGTTGAAGCTTGCCCATCGTCCTGCCAATGCAACTTCCCCTCCTGCCTTCAAGGCGTATGTTCCTCCAGTGGCCCAGGCTTCATCTGATTTGGAACTCAAGCCTTTAGGCCGGCCTGATAGGACCGACTCGCAGTCCCCGACGGCTCTAAATGCATATCGACCATATAGACCACATTCGACTCAGCCTCCTGCTTCACCTGTACTAACATCCAATACACATCCTGCCACTTCGTCCCCTGATCAGAATGTCCCTCTTGCATCGCCTCCAAGCCCCCCGAAACAGCAATCGCCCGGGACAGTTTCCCACCAAATCACCTCCACAACATCTCCGAGCCACACTCCAAACCCTCCAGCTTCGGGTGCCACCCTACCAAAGCCGGCTACCAGTCTTCCTACCTCCCCGAAGCCTCAGACGCAACCACAGTATGGCATCCCTAACGCTGCTCCAACTCAACCGGTGCCTCCATCTACGTCGACCTATCTTCCCTCCCCTGTGACCCCCTCAGTCCAGTTATCCTCAGTCGTTTCTTCGCCAGCAACTCCTGCGACGAATGCTGGAATTCCCTTCACTCAGCCACAATATGCTGCTCACGTTGCTGTCCCGACGTACGCCCAG CCGCAATATGGTACTCCGGTTCAAGCACATAACTTTGGATTAAGCCATACCAACACAACCGTTGCACAAGCCCCGGCATCTGTTATGCCCACTTCGGCCAGTAACTTGTCACAATCCACTCCGGCTCAGTTCAACTATCGTGTGCAGCAGCCAACTTATTCAACTCCAATAGAACCAATACAAAACACTTTAAATCAAGCATCCGCTCACCCACCCACACTTTATCAACAACCAATTGCTCCCGGGCCCAATGTACAACAAACACCTGTGCAACAACCGAACACGAGACCGTATGGTACACCGGTGCCGACAGTGATCCCACAATCACCCCCACCTCCATATGCGGCTCCGGACACCAGCTTTGGAGCTGGATCACAACAATCTGGACCAGCAAATCCCACGATTTATCAACCGTCTCCAACCGGGCCttatcctcctcagcctcagtaTTCTACCCAACCTACCTACGCTCCGACTACAAGTCCCCCCTTGCCAAATCACCCGGGAAATAGCCTACAACCCCCAGCGCTCCCTCCcaggccatcttcatcgcaaGGCTTCGCTCCCACATCAGGCTTCGGTTCAGGTCCTGCTGGTTATAACCCTGCCAACTATCCCCGTCCGCCACAAACATATTTCGCACCTCCTCCTGCGCTGCCACCACGGCCTGGCCTTGGAAAGCTAGCTGGTGGCGGAGGGAAGTTGTTTGGCAGCAGCTCCGCAGATAAATGGCTAAAGAAGACGGGCCAGGTATTGGAAAGCACGTTGGCACCATATCTTCAAGGACAATCAGGGCAATCGGCATCATATCGACCGGGCTCCAACGGTTTGCAAGGACAACAGGGACAACCGATGCAGCAGGCACCAGGCCAGTATCCCCCCCAAGGCCACCACTTCCATGCACCTCACTTGGCTCCTCAGTACAGAGGTGCTTCGGAATCCGGACATCCACCACAGGGACCCAGTGCACCAGGATACTAA
- the HHP1 gene encoding casein kinase I (EggNog:ENOG41), translated as MTTMDLRVGNKYRIGRKIGSGSFGDIYLGTNIISGEEIAIKLESVKAKHPQLEYEARVYKSLAGGVGIPFVRWFGTECDYNAMVLDLLGPSLEDLFNFCNRKFSLKTVLLLADQLISRIEYIHAKSFIHRDIKPDNFLMGIGKRGNQVNVIDFGLAKKYRDPKTHFHIPYRENKNLTGTARYASINTHLGVEQSRRDDMESLGYVMLYFCRGSLPWQGLKAATKKQKYDRIMEKKMTTPTEVLCRGFPNEFAIYLNYTRSLRFDDKPDYSYLRKIFRDLFVREGFQYDYVFDWTVYKYQKNAQAIAQAAGQANPEDEEKARASRTNAATAGQSAAKPNAIPSTRRKMLERGSGAGVDTPDTNRAIGGSDRM; from the exons ATGACGACCATG GATCTTCGCGTTGGTAACAAGTACCGTATCGGTCGAAAGATCGGTTCAGGTTCTTTCGGCGATATCTACCTGGGCACCAATATCATCTCAGGTGAGGAGATTGCCATCAAACTCGAGTCCGTCAAAGCCAAGCACCCGCAACTGGAGTATGAGGCCCGTGTATACAAGTCTCTTGCTGGTGGCGTTGGAATCCCGTTTGTTCGCTGGTTTGGTACTGAGTGCGACTACAATGCCATggttctcgatcttctcggCCCCAGTCTGGAGGATCTCTTCAACTTTTGTAACCGAAAGTTTTCCTTGAAGACGGTTCTTCTCCTGGCAGATCAGCTCATTTCTCGAATCGAATACATCCACGCCAAGTCTTTCATCCACCGAGATATCAAGCCGGACAACTTCCTCATGGGTATTGGCAAAAGAGGCAACCAAGTCAACGTTATCGATTTCGGTCTTGCTAAGAAGTATCGCGACCCCAAGACTCACTTCCACATCCCCTACAGAGAGAACAAGAATCTGACAGGTACTGCGCGCTATGCCTCCATCAACACTCACTTGGGTGTCGAGCAATCACGACGTGATGATATGGAGTCCCTCGGTTACGTTATGCTCTATTTCTGCCGTGGCTCTCTCCCTTGGCAGGGCTTGAAAGCCGCcaccaagaagcagaagtaCGACCGTATCATGGAAAAGAAGATGACCACCCCTACTGAGGTTCTCTGCCGTGGATTCCCCAATGAGTTCGCAATCTACCTCAACTACACTCGATCTCTTCGATTCGACGATAAGCCTGATTACAGCTACCTCCGCAAGATCTTCCGCGACCTTTTTGTTCGCGAGGGTTTCCAGTATGATTATGTTTTCGACTGGACAGTCTACAAGTACCAGAAGAACGCGCAGGCTATCGCACAGGCTGCCGGTCAGGCCAACCCTGAAGACGAGGAAAAGGCTCGTGCCAGCCGTACCAATGCCGCTACTGCCGGCCAGTCTGCTGCTAAGCCAAATGCTATCCCCAGCACTCGTCGCAAGATGCTCGAGCGAGGCTCCGGTGCTGGCGTCGATACTCCCGACACCAACCGTGCCATCGGTGGAAGCGACAGGATGTGA
- a CDS encoding hypothetical protein (EggNog:ENOG41): MAATVAPSHAGGLPSSSGISAPSHSANSHSHTQDAPNGPTSPTPSPLPQTRKFNLRDFRRVRTLGTGTFARVCLVRPAATAHIPLDHQLNPEVYALKILRKPEVIRLKQVDHVRHERAILADVAGHPFITNLIASFSDQDSLYMLLDYVPGGELFTYLRKLRRFEEPVARFYAAEIVLVLEYLHEQQGGIAYRDLKPENLLLDQEGHIKLVDFGFAKRLGYREDNRPVETYTLCGTPEYLAPEVIQNKGHTGAVDWWALGILIYEFLTGYPPFWHQNPIEIYKQWVTVRQMILEKPVVFPQDPPLSEEAKDIIRSFCTVDRSRRLGNISGGAARVKSHPFFHDTNWDDIFNRRQKGPIQPPIRYPGDAQCFDIYPEDDGSREPYGREMAEKYDPYFADF; encoded by the exons ATGGCTGCGACTGTTGCGCCCTCACACGCTGGTGGCCTACCATCTTCATCGGGAATCTCTGCGCCCTCGCATTCCGCAAACTCTCACTCACATACCCAAGATGCTCCGAATGGACCAACATCTCCCACGCCAAGTCCATTACCGCAAACCCGAAAATTCAATCTTCGCGACTTCAGACGAGTTCGCACACTAGGGACAG GAACATTTGCTCGGGTCTGCCTCGTCCGTCCCGCCGCAACTGCGCATATCCCCCTTGACCATCAACTCAACCCTGAAGTCTACGCCCTCAAGATTCTGCGGAAACCGGAAGTCATCCGCCTTAAACAAGTCGATCATGTCCGACACGAACGCGCTATTCTCGCTGATGTCGCAGGCCATCCTTTCATCACAAACCTAATAGCCTCCTTTTCCGACCAAGATTCGCTCTATATGCTGCTCGACTACGTTCCAGGCGGAGAGTTGTTCACATATCTTAGAAAGTTACGACGCTTCGAAGAACCTGTCGCACGCTTCTACGCCGCCGAGATTGTTCTTGTTTTGGAGTACTTGCATGAGCAGCAAGGAGGTATTGCCTACCGAGACCTTAAACCTGAAAACCTGCTTCTGGATCAAGAGGGCCACATCAAGCTTGTCGATTTTGGCTTTGCCAAGCGACTCGGCTACCGTGAGGATAACCGCCCCGTCGAGACATACACCTTGTGCGGAACACCTGAGTATCTCGCCCCCGAAGTCATCCAAAACAAAGGTCACACAGGCGCAGTTGACTGGTGGGCACTGGGTATTCTAATATATGAATTCTTGACGGGGTATCCTCCCTTCTGGCATCAGAACCCCATCGAGATCTACAAGCAGTGGGTAACTGTTCGACAGAT GATCCTAGAAAAGCCGGTTGTCTTTCCCCAAGACCCCCCCTTATcagaagaagccaaggataTAATACGGTCCTTCTGCACCGTCGATCGTTCTCGGCGACTTGGTAATATAAGCGGCGGTGCAGCGCGTGTGAAATCCCACCCTTTCTTCCATGACACCAACTGGGATGACATTTTCAACCGTCGACAAAAGGGCCCAATCCAGCCCCCGATACGATATCCCGGCGATGCACAATGCTTCGACATCTACCCCGAGGATGACGGATCTCGCGAGCCTTATGGCCGCGAGATGGCGGAGAAATATGACCCTTACTTTGCTGACTTCTAA
- a CDS encoding hypothetical protein (BUSCO:EOG09260K4B): MFSNLTNIVQKAQQLIDPTQGLNLSSSDRNPSKSSLFQSQFRLPASQTPLYEINAELTIPPSNATHGDKDQERGWHYAGKLHLSENFMCFSTTPTSFVQSASTSTSTAFTGQTHGGGPSGNGFTFPLCAIRRVERLNSQNFQFALALTTWNGLLADTPKDKDLKDKKDLREQRITIHLAGTRQSCERFCDGLKKGLRAGVGNVAKLRRVAAECYSEHLLRTEDRKNASPPDAGLGMLFRYPGDPKKLRDRAKMRLWAEYLRDNGRNFTLIRQPTFHKLIRVGLPNRLRGEIWELTSGSVYLRLENPALYTDTLAKFEGQESLAIDEIEKDLNRSLPEYPGFQSEDGINRLRRVLTAYSWVNTEVGYCQAMNIVVAALLIYMSEAQAFFLLSALCDRLVPGYYSTTMYGTLLDQKVFESLVERTMPILWDHLVKSDVQLSVVSLPWFLSLYINSMPLVFAFRVLDVFFVEGPKVLFQVGLAILRINGEELLDAADDGAFISVLKAYFVRLDESAHPKSENPKLRAVTRFQELMVVAFKEFAGITHSSITELRLKNKDAVLNNIENFAKRTAIRNLGPESKLLSTDELGSLYDRFYNILYERQQRDHMIQQEKLRRAKSSRMRASEIFATHHDEVEKGRVGLGPSTSLMDYDAFREFLASMSKWAISDSPGATKYSSYDDRQNMFHSARRPSEIMSPWGGGPEPADHEFLQRLFKKWDVDDSSALTLQNVVTGLAQIKGKRDIMGTITYFFELYDDDKDGKVDREGILRISEALLFLSRRGLEGTLSPGTSSALESDSASGHESQASLPPGISTNERFLGSVSAFIRRCFEYADPASGHNDTASAKLDDGDSRDAFAIGDEDEDEEDEEDLLGPESPTGTPTKAKKPTLSSESSLSTADNHDAARRRVSKAKSEAANAALDPAHPLHLTLPTFRMVVLADELLEQFFESSFPASFHIIEGLPNTASSASSLTTFSSLGFGARPPMPPPVGPQGAGRGLRGVLDNIVTDGMRVATEVRRRMEEAQKELEKNALPGQRPEEDEEDDDDLGVEVGVRKGPSGSSTDIEQRSVRSSDRDLLDGADAEAGALSKPQEQSLLDVNPNEGRPRAGTATSTGSTGGSAVVEFEG, encoded by the exons ATGTTCTCAAACTTGACCAACATTGTCCAGAAAGCACAGCAGCTTATTGACCCTACCCAGGGACTCAATCTTTCCAGCTCCGATCGCAATCCTTCCAAGTCGTCCCTATTCCAAAGTCAATTCCGCCTCCCTGCCTCCCAGACACCCCTCTACGAGATCAACGCCGAGCTTACTATTCCACCTTCCAACGCGACACACGGCGATAAGGATCAAGAGAGAGGATGGCATTATGCTGGAAAATTGCATCTATCAGAGAATTTTATgtgcttctcaacaactccTACTAGCTTTGTCCAATCCGCCAGTACTTCCACGTCGACCGCTTTCACTGGTCAGACACATGGCGGAGGCCCCAGCGGCAACGGCTTCACATTTCCATTATGTGCTATACGAAGGGTTGAGCGCCTGAATAGCCAAAACTTTCAG TTCGCGCTGGCTCTAACCACCTGGAATGGTCTTCTCGCCGACACTCCTAAAGACAAGGACTTGAAGGACAAAAAGGACTTAAGAGAGCAACGTATTACAATCCATCTGGCCGGGACCAGGCAGTCTTGCGAGCGTTTTTGCGATGGCCTCAAAAAAGGCCTAAGGGCAGGAGTTGGTAATGTTGCCAAACTACGACGAGTCGCTGCTGAGTGCTATTCTGAGCATCTCCTTAGGACCGAGGATAGGAAAAATGCCTCCCCACCAGATGCTGGCCTAGGAATGCTCTTCCGATATCCCGGCGACCCAAAAAAGCTACGGGACAGGGCGAAAATGCGCCTCTGGGCTGAGTATCTACGTGACAATGGTCGAAACTTTACCTTGATCCGCCAACCCACTTTCCACAAGCTCATTCGCGTTGGTCTGCCGAACCGGCTCAGAGGCGAGATTTGGGAACTCACATCTGGCTCGGTTTATTTACGCCTGGAAAATCCAGCACTTTATACCGATACTCTGGCAAAGTTTGAAGGCCAAGAGTCGCTTGCTATCGACGAGATCGAGAAGGACCTCAACCGAAGTCTTCCAGAGTATCCAGGCTTCCAAAGCGAGGATGGAATCAACCGCCTACGCCGGGTATTAACTGCTTACAGCTGGGTCAATACCGAGGTCGGATATTGCCAAGCCATGAATATTGTCGTGGCCGCATTATTGATTTACATGTCTGAAGCTCAGgctttctttctcctctcaGCCCTTTGCGACAGACTCGTGCCCGGGTATTACTCCACGACCATGTATGGAACCCTCCTTGATCAGAAGGTATTTGAGTCCCTGGTGGAAAGGACAATGCCCATACTCTGGGATCATCTTGTCAAAAGCGACGTGCAATTGTCTGTCGTCTCGCTCCCTTGGTTTCTGTCACTTTACATCAACTCGATGCCCCTTGTCTTTGCCTTTCGTGTCCTGGACGTTTTCTTTGTCGAGGGGCCAAAGGTACTGTTTCAGGTAGGCTTGGCAATCTTGCGTATCAATGGCGAGGAGTTGCTTGATGCGGCGGATGACGGAGCTTTCATTTCAGTTCTGAAGGCTTACTTTGTCCGCTTGGATGAGTCGGCTCATCCCAAGTCTGAAAATCCCAAGTTGCGTGCCGTAACCCGATTCCAGGAACTGATGGTCGTGGCCTTCAAGGAGTTCGCAGGAATAACTCACAGCAGTATCACCGAGCTGCGTTTGAAGAATAAGGACGCTGTCCTCAATAATATTGAGAACTTTGCCAAGAGGACTGCTATTCGCAATCTGGGTCCCGAAAGCAAATTGTTAAGtactgatgagcttggtTCACTATATGATCGGTTCTACAATATCCTATACGAACGCCAGCAGAGGGACCATATGATTCAACAAGAGAAATTGCGGCGAGCGAAGTCAAGCAGGATGCGGGCATCCGAGATTTTCGCAACTCATCACGACGAAGTTGAAAAGGGACGCGTTGGGTTAGGGCCAAGTACAAGTCTCATGGACTACGATGCATTCCGCGAATTTCTTGCAAGCATGTCAAAATGGGCTATATCAGATTCACCAGGTGCGACAAAGTATAGCAGTTATGACGACCGTCAAAATATGTTTCACAGCGCCAGGCGGCCATCTGAAATAATGTCGCCCTGGGGTGGAGGACCGGAGCCTGCTGATCACGAATTTTTGCAACGTTTATTCAAGAAATGGGATGTGGATGACAGCTCTGCCCTGACTCTTCAGAACGTTGTTACAGGTCTAGCGCAGATCAAAGGGAAACGTGACATTATGGGCACTATTACATACTTCTTCGAGTTATATGACGACGATAAGGACGGCAAGGTTGACCGTGAAGGCATCTTACGGATCTCAGAAGCTTTGCTATTTCTGTCTCGTCGGGGTCTAGAGGGCACATTGAGTCCTGGAACTTCCAGTGCCCTAGAAAGTGATTCAGCAAGTGGGCATGAATCACAAGCTAGCTTACCACCTGGTATATCGACTAACGAGAGGTTCCTGGGAAGTGTGAGTGCTTTTATAAGGCGGTGCTTCGAGTACGCAGATCCAGCTAGCGGGCATAATGACACGGCCTCGGCAAAACTAGATGATGGCGACTCGAGAGATGCGTTTGCTAtaggtgatgaggatgaggatgaggaagatgaagaagatctttTGGGCCCCGAATCTCCGACCGGAACCCCGACAAAGGCTAAGAAACCCACCCTCTCATCAGAGAGCTCTCTCAGCACTGCTGACAACCACGATGCGGCACGACGTAGGGTCTCGAAAGCCAAATCTGAGGCAGCAAACGCGGCGCTAGATCCTGCGCATCCTCTGCACCTTACATTACCAACCTTCCGCATGGTTGTTCTCGCGGATGAGTTGCTAGAACAATTCTTTGAGTCGTCTTTCCCAGCCTCTTTCCACATCATCGAGGGGCTGCCCAACACGGCATCGTCAGCATCATCTCTTACAACATTCTCCAGCCTTGGGTTTGGAGCTAGACCTCCTATGCCCCCACCTGTTggccctcaaggagcaggCCGTGGCTTACGCGGCGTGCTTGATAACATCGTCACGGACGGAATGCGTGTCGCCACTGAGGTCAGAAGACGCATGGAGGAGGCTCAaaaggaacttgagaagaacGCTCTACCTGGACAGCGacctgaagaggatgaagaagatgacgatgatctcGGAGTTGAAGTCGGCGTGAGAAAGGGACCTTCAGGTAGCAGCACCGACATCGAACAACGATCCGTGAGGAGCTCGGACCGGGATTTATTAGATGGGGCAGATGCAGAGGCTGGCGCACTAAGCAAACCTCAAGAACAAAGTTTACTCGACGTGAACCCCAACGAAGGCAGGCCCCGTGCTGGTACCGCGACTTCGACAGGGTCGACTGGAGGATCGGCAGTGGTAGAGTTTGAAGGATAG
- a CDS encoding hypothetical protein (EggNog:ENOG41~BUSCO:EOG09265I72), which translates to MPSSCKELREALAQCLQESDCVMVERNSAADCLREPLVNTLPLKCRQLKKGFGECKRGMVDMRKRFRGNMPVAYRTMEQAEEGQGYQLYAGRPAFAGGVKKTDGNEPIPQDWREVENEKWKAEQAAMEQQKK; encoded by the exons ATGCCCAGCTCATGCAAAGAACTGC GCGAAGCACTCGCGCAGTGTCTCCAAGAATCCGACTGTGTCATGGTTGAGCGCAACAGCGCCGCCGACTGCCTCCGCGAGCCCCTCGTCAACACCCTCCCGCTCAAGTGCcggcagctgaagaagggctTCGGCGAGTGCAAGCGTGGCATGGTGGACATGCGTAAGAGATTTCGGGGCAACATGCCCGTGGCATACCGCACGATGGAACAGGCCGAGGAGGGTCAAGGATACCAACTCTACGCCGGACGCCCGGCATTTGCGGGCGGTGTCAAGAAGACAGACGGAAACGAGCCCATTCCTCAAGATTGGAGAGAAGTCGAGAACGAGAAGTGGAAGGCAGAACAGGCGGCAAtggagcagcagaagaagtgA